A DNA window from Hevea brasiliensis isolate MT/VB/25A 57/8 chromosome 2, ASM3005281v1, whole genome shotgun sequence contains the following coding sequences:
- the LOC131177881 gene encoding uncharacterized protein LOC131177881 — MGSDRRWMYARLKDGLLTSEFIEGIEQFITFAKQHPEWMDGDKLKCPCNHRKCQNRNYADENTIRLHLMKHGFVPYYYKWILHGEPRTSNIDSQNINVMTAESVQEVDNSTSNTYEQLVMDAAGPDFFQDVMEEPPNPSAQKLYDMLQAVNQEVWPGCESHSQLSVVARMLNIKAEHHLSERCFDDICQLMKEVLPDENLMAENFYSTKKLVRALGLPVEKIHCCTNGCMLYWAEDSELTNCKFCDHPRFKRHSRGSSNFQTNVPHKKMYYFPLTQRLQRLYASNATAKEMRWHAEHDHEDGVMRHCSDAITWKHFNKTHPSFVEEEYMFLTVIVPGPRNPKDKLDVYLQPLIAELKQLWEVGVETYDASKKNNFNMRVALLWTISDFPAYSMLSGWSTAGKTACPYCRDDSDAFTLTKGGKQSWFDNHRKFLVANHPFRRNKIAFRKNKIVTKNMGADENNSCKAKNTGWKRRSIFWDLPYWSTNMLRHNLDVMHIEKNVFENIFNTVMNVEGKTKDNAKSREDLKEFCHRPELERDMVTGKYPKACYTLDKQSKAVLCEWLKNLIFPDGYVSNMGRCIDMRKLKLFGMKSHDCHVFMQRLLPIAFRELLPKNVWQPLTELSNFFRELTSTTLREEAMLQLNEEIPIILCKLERIFPPSFFDSMEHLPVHLAYEAWIAGPVQYRWMYPFER, encoded by the exons ATGGGATCAGATCGGAGATGGATGTATGCTAGGTTAAAAGATGGTCTATTGACCTCAGAATTCATAGAAGGTATTGAACAATTCATAACATTTGCTAAGCAACATCCAGAGTGGATGGATGGGGATAAACTGAAGTGTCCATGTAATCATCGAAAGTGTCAGAATCGTAATTATGCTGATGAGAATACAATTCGGTTACATTTGATGAAGCATGGATTCGTGCCATATTATTATAAATGGATTCTACATGGGGAACCCCGCACAAGTAATATTGATAGTCAAAACATAAATGTTATGACAGCGGAGTCTGttcaagaggttgataatagcaCAAGCAATACCTATGAGCAATTGGTAATGGATGCAGCAGGTCCTGATTTCTTTCAGGATGTAATGGAGGAGCCTCCAAATCCATCAGCTCAAAAATTATATGACATGTTACAAGCTGTTAATCAAGAGGTGTGGCCAGGTTGTGAAAGCCATTCGCAGCTCTCAGTTGTTGCAAGGATGTTGAacatcaaggcagaacatcatttGTCAGAAAGGTGTTTTGATGACATTTGTCAACTTATGAAAGAGGTGTTACCGGATGAAAATTTAATGGCTGAAAACTTTTACAGTACGAAGAAGTTGGTCCGAGCATTGGGCCTACCTGTTGAGAAGATTCATTGTTGTACTAATGGATGTATGTTATATTGGGCTGAAGATAGTGAGTTAACGAATTGTAAATTTTGTGACCATCCACGGTTCAAGCGACATAGTCGAGGCTCTTCTAATTTTCAAACCAATGTGCCACATAAGAAAATGTACTACTTTCCTCTCACACAGAGATTGCAAAGATTATATGCTTCGAATGCAACAGCAAAAGAAATGAGATGGCATGCTGAGCATGACCATGAAGATGGGGTAATGCGTCATTGTTCAGATGCAATTACATGGAAGCATTTTAATAAAACACATCCTTCATTTGTCGAG GAAGAGTATATGTTCCTAACGGTAATAGTTCCTGGTCCAAGAAACCCAAAAGACAAATTGGATGTGTACTTACAGCCCCTTAttgcagagttgaaacagttgTGGGAAGTTGGAGTTGAGACATATGATGCATCAAAGaagaataattttaatatgaGGGTTGCTTTATTATGGACAATAAGTGATTTCCCTGCATATTCAATGTTATCCGGTTGGAGCACAGCAGGCAAGACTGCTTGTCCGTATTGTAGGGATGATTCAGATGCATTCACATTGACAAAGGGTGGTAAACAATCATGGTTTGACAATCACCGTAAATTCTTAGTAGCTAACCATCCTTTCAGACGGAATAAAATTGCTTTTAGAAAGAACAAGATAGTTACAAAAA ATATGGGTGCAGATGAGAATAATAGTTGCAAAGCAAAAAACACGGGTTGGAAGAGACGGAGCATTTTTTGGGATTTGCCATATTGGAGTACTAACATGCTTCGCCACAACCTGGATGTCATGCATATAGAGAAAAAtgtatttgaaaatatttttaatactgtgATGAATGTTGAAGGGAAGACGAAGGACAATGCAAAATCAAGGGAAGATTTGAAAGAGTTTTGTCACCGACCTGAGTTAGAGAGGGATATGGTAACAGGAAAGTATCCTAAAGCATGTTACACATTAGACAAACAATCAAAAGCAGTGTTGTGTGAATGGCTTAAAAATCTTATATTCCCAGATGGTTATGTGTCAAACATGGGTAGGTGTATAGACATGCGAAAACTAAAGTTGtttgggatgaaaagccatgattGTCATGTCTTTATGCAAAGATTACTCCCAATAGCATTTAGGGAATTGCTTCCAAAAAATGTGTGGCAACCATTGACCGAATTGAGCAATTTCTTTAGAGAGTTAACTTCAACAACACTTAGAGAAGAAGCCATGCTACAGCTCAATGAAGAGATTCCTATAATATTATGTAAACTAGAGCGTATATTCCCTCCAAGTTTCTTTGACTCCATGGAACATCTCCCAGTGCATTTGGCTTATGAAGCATGGATTGCTGGTCCTGTGCAATATCGGTGGATGTATCCATTTGAAAGGTAA